The sequence TTAAAACTAAACTTCCCGGACCAATCATCGGCATCTCTATCCCCCCTTGAACATGTTAATAATCCTACTTTCCCCATATATATAATACTATTCCCCTTCCATATGGAAAATTCCTACTCTACTGCTAATTCTTCTGTAGAATAATGTTTAATTAAATAAACAAATGATTGAAGTTCCACTGCCAAGTCAATATGTTGAACATTAATTGTAGATGGAACGGTTAAGCGTGCCGGTGTAAAATTTAATATTCCTTTTATATCTGTTTTTATAAGTCGATCCGTTACGAGCTGCGCTACATTCGCCGGAACAGTTAAAATGACAACTTGGATACCCTCTGATACTAACTTTTCCTCTAGCTGTTCCATTGAAAAAATCTCAATATCACTAATATAGTTCCCAATTTTCTCCTCATTTGTATCGAAGGCACAGACAATTTTTGTGTTATTGTTTTTTGTAAAATTATATTTTAATAGAGCTGTTCCTAAGTTCCCTACACCAACTAAAGCGACCTTCGTTAGTTCATCTTGATCTAATATTTTTCGAAAAAACGTTAATAAGTATTGGACATTGTAACCATAGCCTTTTTTACCTAAAGCGCCAAAATAGGAAAAGTCGCGGCGAATCGTTGCTGAGTCTACCTTCACCGCTTCACTTAGTTCTGCTGATGAAACCCTTTGTTTCCCTGACTGATATAAATTTTGAATGAAGCGATAATATAATGGTAATCTTTTTGCAGTTGCTTTAGGAATTTTAAGCTGTTCTGTTTCCATGTCAAATCCTCCAATGCTGATAATTTCTTAGTTAATTATAATCTCTTTCCAGTCCCCATAGAAGTACTTTATTCCTTCACCCGAGGGAATACACGTTTTGTCAACGCTTTCAACTTTCATTCTATTACTTATATCATGTTATACAATTATGTTAATATATTCACCTTTTATGATACACTATTTTTTTTCATCTGTCTTGTACATCGATTTGTCTAATCTTTATTTGCTATTCTTTATTATATTCATGTACTATTTTTATATAGATGTTATTTATCATGTTTGGATAAATACATATGATATCTTTATCTTTTACTACTTTCTTTAAACAAATTAAAAATGATTTTTATATTACTTGATTTTTTAATGTGAATGTTGAGGTGTAAGTGATGATTTTACTTCAAGTGAATCAACTGAATAAATATTATGGTGCAGATTTAGTTTTATCAAATATAAAACTCGAAATACATACACGGGATCGAATTGCTCTCGTCGGCAGGAATGGAGCAGGTAAATCAACCTTATTAAAAATAATCTCTGGTGAACTTGCTTATGATTCAGGCGAAATTATTAAACCAAAAGAAGTTACCATTGGCTTTTTAGATCAACATACAGGTCTCGACTCCGAACAAACCATTTGGGACGAAATGTTAACTGTTTTTGAAGAGTTACAAAAAATGGAGAAAAAATTACGTTCACTTGAACAGGAAATGGCAAAAGAAGAAGTATATACAAATGAGAGTAAATATGAAAAGATACTTGCTGAATATGACTTCTTACAACATGAGTTTAAAGATCAGGGCGGCTATCAATATGAAGCAGATATACGTTCTGTCTTACATGGGTTAAATTTCTCCGATTTCCAATATCAAGAAGCAAAAATATCTACATTAAGTGGGGGGCAAAAAACACGTCTTGCCTTAGGTAAATTATTGCTCTCTAAACCAGATATTTTAATATTAGACGAACCGACAAACCATTTAGATATTGACACACTGACATGGTTAGAACAATATTTACAAGCATATGATGGTGCAATTTTAATTGTATCCCATGACCGCTATTTTCTCGATAAAGTCGTTAACCAAGTTTATGAATGTGCACAGCAAACATTGACGAGGTATTCTGGAAATTACAGTCAATACCTTGTTCAAAAAGCAGCAAATTATGAACGAGAATTGAAAATGTATGAAAAACAACAAGATGAAATAGAGAAAATGAGAGACTTTATTGCCAAAAACCTAGCCCGAGCCTCAACGACAAAACGAGCACAAAGCCGGCGAAAAGCGCTAGAAAAAATTCATCTATTAGATAGACCACAGGGAGAAATGTCTGCAAACTTCTCATTTGATATTGAACGTCAAAGTGGGAATGAAGTTTTAAACGTATCGGATTTAGCAGTTGGCTATAACGGGAATCAAGTATCAAAACATATTCATTTCCGTATGACAAGAGGCGATAGTGTTGCGCTACTTGGTCCAAATGGTGTTGGGAAATCTACCTTGTTAAAAACAATTGTTGGACAACTCCCCGCCATTGCAGGTGAAGTGAATCTAGGGACAAACGTTTCCATCGCTTACTATGATCAAGAACAAGCGAATTTGACATCGAATAAGCGTGTATTAAATGAGCTATGGGACGACTATCCAACGAGGACAGAAAAAGAAATACGAACGATTCTTGGCAATTTCTTATTTTCTGGTGATGATGTATTAAAACCTGTTTCTGCGCTAAGTGGTGGTGAAAAAGCGAGACTCTCTTTAGCAAAATTAATGATGCTCCATGCCAATTTCTTAATTTTAGACGAACCGACGAACCATTTAGATTTAGATAGTAAGGAAATATTAGAAAATGCACTTGTCGACTATCCTGGTACAATTCTGTTTGTATCCCATGACCGCTATTTCATTAATCGAATTGCTACAAAGGTATTAGAATTATCTAAAGGTGGAGTAACGGAATATTTAGGTGACTACGATTACTATTTAGAAAAAAAGGCAGAATTGCTTGAGCTAAAACAATTAAAAGAGGAAAAAATTGCTGCTAGCAAAATGAATGAATCGAAGTTTGTACAAGATGGAAAGAAAAAGTATGAACAAGAGAAGGAACTGAAAAAATTAGAACGGCAACGAAAAAGACGAATAGAAGAGATTCAAACAAGAATTGAAACATTAGAATTAGCAATTGCCGAATTAGAACAACTATTTGTTGAACCAGAGATTTATACAGATCATGAAAAAGTAGCTGAATTAAACAATGAAATACAGACGGCAAAATTAGAAATTGAATCCCTGTTAGAAGAATGGAGCGAACTAGACGAAGAATAACACCTTAATATAACAATGTTTAAGGTCCAAGGAAGAAAAATACCCTTGAACCTTTTTCTTTTCTTATATTACAG comes from Bacillus andreraoultii and encodes:
- a CDS encoding redox-sensing transcriptional repressor Rex: METEQLKIPKATAKRLPLYYRFIQNLYQSGKQRVSSAELSEAVKVDSATIRRDFSYFGALGKKGYGYNVQYLLTFFRKILDQDELTKVALVGVGNLGTALLKYNFTKNNNTKIVCAFDTNEEKIGNYISDIEIFSMEQLEEKLVSEGIQVVILTVPANVAQLVTDRLIKTDIKGILNFTPARLTVPSTINVQHIDLAVELQSFVYLIKHYSTEELAVE
- a CDS encoding ABC transporter ATP-binding protein — encoded protein: MILLQVNQLNKYYGADLVLSNIKLEIHTRDRIALVGRNGAGKSTLLKIISGELAYDSGEIIKPKEVTIGFLDQHTGLDSEQTIWDEMLTVFEELQKMEKKLRSLEQEMAKEEVYTNESKYEKILAEYDFLQHEFKDQGGYQYEADIRSVLHGLNFSDFQYQEAKISTLSGGQKTRLALGKLLLSKPDILILDEPTNHLDIDTLTWLEQYLQAYDGAILIVSHDRYFLDKVVNQVYECAQQTLTRYSGNYSQYLVQKAANYERELKMYEKQQDEIEKMRDFIAKNLARASTTKRAQSRRKALEKIHLLDRPQGEMSANFSFDIERQSGNEVLNVSDLAVGYNGNQVSKHIHFRMTRGDSVALLGPNGVGKSTLLKTIVGQLPAIAGEVNLGTNVSIAYYDQEQANLTSNKRVLNELWDDYPTRTEKEIRTILGNFLFSGDDVLKPVSALSGGEKARLSLAKLMMLHANFLILDEPTNHLDLDSKEILENALVDYPGTILFVSHDRYFINRIATKVLELSKGGVTEYLGDYDYYLEKKAELLELKQLKEEKIAASKMNESKFVQDGKKKYEQEKELKKLERQRKRRIEEIQTRIETLELAIAELEQLFVEPEIYTDHEKVAELNNEIQTAKLEIESLLEEWSELDEE